A window of Leeia speluncae contains these coding sequences:
- a CDS encoding type I secretion C-terminal target domain-containing protein yields GSMTVTLAVTNGTLTVSGGSASISGTGTGTVTLTGTVAQINATLAANVTYVPTKDFNGTATLTMTTSDNGNTGSGGTLTDVDTVSIAVNPVNDAPVVTSTSATVSEEGLAGGNPDTTGNPTDATNSATASGTMSIIDVDSTVTISLAAPTQTITSGGVALTWSGVGTGTLVGSANGVEVMRVAVSSSGSYTVTMSKAIDHTTGNGENISSFSVGVTASDGSLSSTGTLTVNVEDDSPYAVASSNTVSLPVQNTNIMLILDVSGSMAGTRLQIMKDSITELLNQYDNLGDVMVRIVTFSTSAAEQDATWVTVARAKEIVNGLTANGTTNYDAALIAAQSAFTDAGKIAGANNVSYFLTDGSPNGNTDWDGSSGPLTSADGIQAGEEAIWQSFLIANSINSFAYGMGTGASQANMNPIAYNGATSTNTSSVVVADISQLPPILRDSILTATSGSLTSSGTLGDGASIGADGGRMVSIVIDGTTYNYDGTSTGTVRGTYDSATHVWTIGTLAGGKVTSTSNGGKFIVDMDTGAYTYTPPVSTTANFTEAISYSLVDNDGDSASSTLSINVTPPTEVTLVSTSSTITGVNMGLSGEYYGYNETRDGTASDPKYASSTSTVRLHSDDGSADAGTANNVDRLADVEAIIEGRAGNTNLINNAIIAPASASDATFSTNKLEFGLNSGSNTPLFSNDLGQNGRVESGTITASSGGNTNNLYTFLKVSSGNVDSLAATSGLGDTTDAIIRMVGYIYIPTSGSYDIRITADDGYRLLIGGQNVAEVDYIQSTAVTVFSGKTISEGLLPLELLYWDQGGHASLRVEIKPTGSADTAYTVIGTDQYALFSPSDVPTLAANQDIVETSTNGVYAIRTGATYTGTDTAEKVTGTDGKDYIDGGNGNDILSGGAGSDTLIGGGGKDTLTGGLGSDTFVWHLSDKGSVGSATVDTITDFDTASKALGGDILDLKDLLQGENHTTGTGNLTSYLHFEKSGSDTIIHVSSSGGFASGFNATADDQKIVLSGVDLTSGSTLTDTAIIQDLLNKGKLNTD; encoded by the coding sequence TGGCAGCATGACCGTGACCTTAGCCGTTACAAACGGCACGCTGACGGTAAGCGGTGGTAGTGCGTCTATCAGTGGCACGGGTACAGGCACCGTGACATTGACCGGCACAGTAGCTCAAATCAATGCGACGTTGGCAGCGAATGTTACCTATGTACCGACAAAAGATTTCAACGGTACAGCCACCTTAACCATGACCACCAGTGACAATGGTAATACGGGTTCAGGTGGTACGTTGACTGATGTAGATACGGTCTCTATTGCAGTGAATCCAGTTAATGACGCGCCAGTAGTAACTAGCACGTCTGCAACGGTTTCTGAAGAAGGTTTGGCAGGTGGAAACCCAGATACAACGGGCAACCCAACAGATGCCACAAATTCGGCGACCGCCTCAGGGACGATGTCGATTATCGATGTCGATAGTACCGTTACCATTAGCTTGGCTGCGCCAACTCAGACCATTACCTCTGGTGGAGTGGCTCTGACCTGGTCCGGCGTAGGAACTGGTACGCTAGTCGGTTCGGCTAACGGTGTAGAAGTAATGCGTGTAGCAGTAAGTAGTAGTGGTAGTTATACCGTAACGATGTCAAAAGCAATTGATCATACAACAGGCAATGGTGAGAACATTTCCTCATTTAGTGTTGGTGTGACCGCAAGTGATGGTTCTTTGTCATCTACAGGTACATTGACTGTGAATGTCGAAGATGACTCGCCATATGCAGTTGCATCAAGCAATACTGTTTCTCTACCTGTTCAGAATACTAATATTATGTTGATTCTGGATGTGTCTGGGTCAATGGCAGGTACTCGTCTGCAGATTATGAAAGATTCAATCACTGAGTTATTGAATCAATACGATAATCTAGGGGATGTGATGGTTCGGATTGTAACCTTCTCAACCTCCGCAGCGGAACAAGATGCGACATGGGTAACTGTTGCTAGAGCTAAAGAAATAGTGAATGGACTGACCGCTAATGGTACAACTAACTACGATGCAGCATTGATTGCAGCTCAATCAGCATTCACAGATGCTGGCAAAATTGCAGGTGCAAACAATGTTTCATACTTCCTTACTGATGGTTCGCCAAATGGGAACACCGACTGGGACGGTAGTTCTGGCCCGTTGACTAGCGCAGATGGTATTCAAGCGGGTGAAGAGGCAATTTGGCAATCCTTTTTGATTGCTAACAGCATCAACTCTTTTGCTTATGGGATGGGAACAGGTGCATCACAGGCTAATATGAATCCTATTGCCTATAATGGTGCGACTTCAACTAATACCTCATCAGTTGTTGTTGCCGATATTAGTCAGTTGCCACCAATTTTGCGTGATTCAATCTTGACTGCAACCTCAGGCTCACTAACTAGTTCAGGTACACTTGGTGATGGGGCTTCTATTGGTGCTGATGGCGGCCGCATGGTGAGCATTGTTATTGATGGCACAACCTACAACTACGATGGAACATCAACGGGCACCGTTCGTGGTACATATGATTCTGCTACCCATGTTTGGACAATTGGTACGCTTGCCGGTGGTAAAGTAACTTCAACAAGTAATGGTGGTAAGTTTATTGTCGATATGGATACCGGTGCTTATACGTATACGCCGCCAGTTTCTACAACCGCAAACTTTACTGAGGCAATTAGTTATTCACTAGTAGATAACGATGGAGATAGTGCAAGTTCAACATTGTCTATTAACGTCACACCACCAACCGAAGTTACTCTTGTCAGTACTAGCAGTACGATAACAGGCGTGAATATGGGGCTGAGTGGTGAATATTACGGTTATAACGAAACACGTGATGGCACTGCCTCTGATCCTAAGTATGCTTCGTCGACATCGACTGTGCGTTTGCATTCAGATGATGGAAGCGCAGATGCTGGCACTGCAAATAACGTCGATCGCCTAGCTGATGTTGAAGCTATTATCGAAGGTCGCGCTGGCAATACAAACTTGATTAACAATGCGATTATTGCACCCGCTTCTGCATCGGATGCTACATTTAGTACGAATAAGCTAGAGTTTGGTTTAAATAGTGGTTCTAACACACCACTATTTAGTAATGATCTTGGCCAAAATGGCAGAGTTGAAAGTGGTACTATCACCGCTTCTTCAGGTGGAAATACAAATAACTTGTACACCTTCCTGAAGGTTAGCAGTGGTAATGTGGACAGTCTTGCTGCGACAAGTGGCTTGGGTGATACCACCGATGCCATTATTCGCATGGTGGGTTATATCTACATTCCAACTAGCGGATCTTATGATATTCGTATCACAGCGGATGATGGTTATCGCTTGTTGATTGGTGGTCAAAACGTTGCTGAGGTGGATTACATTCAATCTACTGCTGTCACGGTCTTTTCCGGCAAAACGATTTCTGAAGGATTGCTGCCATTAGAATTACTCTATTGGGATCAAGGTGGTCACGCTTCTTTACGTGTCGAAATCAAACCAACTGGTTCAGCAGATACTGCCTATACCGTGATTGGTACCGATCAGTATGCGCTGTTCTCTCCAAGTGATGTACCGACTTTGGCTGCCAATCAGGATATTGTTGAGACTTCTACCAATGGCGTGTATGCAATTCGTACGGGTGCTACTTATACAGGCACAGATACTGCCGAAAAAGTCACTGGAACAGATGGAAAAGACTATATAGATGGTGGAAATGGGAATGACATCCTTTCTGGTGGGGCAGGTTCCGATACGTTGATTGGCGGTGGTGGCAAGGATACGCTGACAGGCGGACTCGGTTCCGATACCTTTGTATGGCATTTATCTGATAAAGGATCTGTCGGTTCTGCTACCGTGGATACCATTACTGATTTTGATACAGCAAGTAAAGCACTTGGGGGAGATATTCTCGATCTTAAAGACCTACTGCAAGGTGAGAACCACACAACAGGTACAGGTAACTTAACAAGCTACCTACACTTCGAGAAATCAGGTTCTGACACGATTATTCATGTGAGCAGTAGTGGTGGATTTGCTTCAGGATTTAACGCAACTGCGGATGACCAGAAGATTGTGTTATCGGGTGTTGATTTAACTAGTGGAAGCACATTAACAGATACCGCTATCATTCAAGACCTGCTGAACAAAGGTAAATTGAATACCGATTAA
- the nhaR gene encoding transcriptional activator NhaR produces the protein MNLKHLFYFWKVAHHGGVIRAAEAIHMTPQTLSGQIKLLEDSLGIALFEREGRSMVLTDAGRLAMQYADELFALGAELEQVLKHYPKDQVTDFRVGVADIVPKNLVYQLLKPAMAIGDSVRLVCREGPLTTLLTDLATHKLDLVISDEPLPARVEVNAYSHPLIESGISFIAHEKMLAGKEVHFPNILGDLPIFMPSEHATLGRKLREWFDQQHIRPNIIGVFDDTALMNAFGQEGGGVFPIHSVMEKEYLQMPSMRLLGRTNFNLTYFALSVERKIRHPCVLAMTSHLNAVT, from the coding sequence GTGAACCTGAAGCATTTATTTTATTTTTGGAAAGTTGCGCATCATGGAGGGGTGATCCGTGCGGCAGAAGCGATCCATATGACGCCGCAAACCCTCAGTGGTCAAATCAAACTATTAGAAGATTCCTTAGGTATTGCACTATTTGAGCGAGAAGGTCGTTCGATGGTGTTGACAGATGCTGGCCGTCTTGCGATGCAATACGCAGATGAATTGTTTGCGCTGGGCGCAGAACTAGAACAGGTGTTAAAGCATTATCCGAAAGACCAAGTGACTGATTTTCGCGTAGGCGTAGCGGATATTGTGCCTAAAAACTTGGTTTATCAGTTATTAAAGCCAGCAATGGCGATTGGTGATTCGGTCAGATTAGTTTGTCGAGAAGGGCCGCTCACTACCTTACTGACTGATTTGGCTACCCATAAATTAGATTTGGTTATCTCAGATGAGCCCTTGCCGGCTAGAGTTGAGGTGAATGCTTATAGCCATCCCCTTATTGAGTCCGGCATCAGTTTTATTGCCCATGAAAAGATGCTGGCGGGTAAAGAGGTACATTTCCCAAATATTCTTGGGGATCTACCTATATTCATGCCGAGCGAACACGCGACACTAGGTAGAAAACTTCGTGAATGGTTTGATCAACAGCATATTCGCCCCAACATTATTGGTGTATTCGATGATACCGCGTTAATGAATGCCTTCGGTCAAGAGGGCGGTGGGGTATTTCCAATTCATAGCGTCATGGAGAAAGAGTATTTGCAGATGCCTAGTATGCGTTTATTGGGACGAACGAATTTTAACTTAACGTATTTTGCTTTGTCTGTAGAGCGGAAGATTCGCCACCCTTGTGTATTGGCGATGACAAGCCACTTAAATGCGGTGACCTAA
- a CDS encoding Tim44 domain-containing protein codes for MKFLSMLAIVLTLGFAFVSQDAEAKRLGSGRSSGMQRNIDAPSKPMQSPMANNAARPGAAAAAQPQKRSWLGPIAGLAAGLGLAALASHFGFGEEMASIMMMVLIGFAIMMVIGFFMRRKAASQQPAMAGMGGNYAQNQYRNQQATFDQSAQPYGSTASNSFTPSVPAGFDTDGFVRSAKVHFIRLQAANDAGNLDDIREFTTPEMFAEIKMDIADRKGAAQTTDVLNIEAEILEVIQENNRQVASVRFTGLVREDKNAAADPIDEVWHLVRASNGNSGWLLAGIQQTN; via the coding sequence ATGAAATTTTTATCCATGTTAGCAATCGTGCTGACACTGGGTTTTGCCTTTGTCAGCCAAGATGCAGAAGCAAAGCGTCTAGGAAGTGGTCGTTCTTCGGGTATGCAACGCAATATCGATGCGCCATCTAAACCGATGCAAAGTCCCATGGCAAATAATGCAGCAAGACCAGGTGCAGCCGCTGCCGCACAACCTCAAAAGCGATCTTGGCTTGGTCCCATCGCAGGTTTGGCAGCCGGTCTCGGTTTGGCAGCGTTGGCTTCACACTTTGGCTTTGGTGAAGAAATGGCTTCAATCATGATGATGGTCTTAATTGGCTTTGCGATCATGATGGTAATTGGTTTCTTCATGCGAAGAAAAGCAGCCTCTCAACAACCGGCAATGGCTGGTATGGGTGGTAACTATGCTCAAAACCAATACCGCAACCAACAAGCGACATTTGATCAATCTGCTCAACCATACGGTTCTACTGCATCAAATAGCTTTACCCCATCAGTACCAGCAGGATTTGATACAGATGGATTTGTGCGTAGCGCGAAGGTGCACTTTATCCGCCTACAAGCAGCAAATGATGCTGGTAATTTAGATGATATTCGTGAGTTCACGACGCCTGAAATGTTTGCCGAAATCAAAATGGATATTGCAGACCGTAAAGGTGCAGCACAAACAACAGATGTGCTGAATATTGAAGCGGAAATCTTGGAAGTGATCCAAGAAAATAACCGCCAAGTGGCCAGCGTGCGCTTTACCGGCCTAGTCCGCGAAGATAAAAATGCTGCTGCAGATCCAATTGATGAAGTATGGCACTTGGTTCGCGCTTCAAATGGAAACTCTGGTTGGTTGTTGGCTGGTATTCAACAAACTAACTAA
- a CDS encoding LysR family transcriptional regulator, protein MDDEILRNIPAFMAVAEQKGVSRASEFLFKAPSALTRSIALLEETLGFTLFDRLPHGMLMNHFGEAVQERSRRILMELKIACEELGPICRPAKEEKHLSAFLLAGRKLQVFASIAEHQSLSEAGKQLALSRSGVSMSLSRMEEYLGIHLFERMAHGLIPNTAGEKLLIRAKRISAEIRHLKTELSALAGALKGTVIIGALPLCRTRILPKAISQLLITHPDIQVKTLESPYDELAKGLKSGDIDFIIGAVRGKAEQSEFQIEHLFMDQVSIFCRANHPLTQKNQIDLATLSNQQWILPRQDSPARQVLTKAFLQKGLTPPQPAIESGDLAILRYLLASTDLITAISPFQLFYEIKDQLVEALPIDLDNTQRSIGITSRKQSLPSPAVLEMMNEVKRVIRDEVHRSI, encoded by the coding sequence TTGGATGATGAAATTCTCAGAAATATTCCTGCTTTCATGGCGGTTGCCGAACAAAAAGGTGTATCTAGGGCATCAGAATTTCTATTTAAAGCACCTTCAGCCTTAACGAGATCCATCGCCTTACTCGAAGAGACATTAGGTTTCACCCTATTTGATCGACTACCGCACGGCATGCTAATGAACCACTTTGGCGAAGCCGTGCAGGAACGAAGTCGCCGAATATTGATGGAGCTAAAAATTGCTTGTGAAGAATTGGGGCCAATTTGCCGTCCCGCAAAAGAAGAAAAACACCTTAGTGCTTTTTTATTAGCGGGCAGAAAACTGCAAGTATTTGCGAGTATTGCGGAACATCAATCACTATCAGAAGCAGGAAAGCAACTAGCGCTCAGCCGTTCTGGTGTTTCGATGTCATTAAGCAGAATGGAAGAATATTTGGGGATTCATTTATTCGAAAGAATGGCGCATGGGCTGATTCCCAATACGGCCGGAGAAAAACTCCTCATCCGCGCCAAACGCATTAGCGCAGAAATTCGCCATTTAAAGACTGAATTATCCGCATTAGCAGGTGCGCTAAAAGGCACCGTGATTATTGGCGCCCTTCCCCTGTGCCGGACCAGGATTTTGCCAAAAGCAATTAGTCAGTTGCTCATTACCCATCCTGATATTCAAGTGAAGACCTTAGAAAGCCCATACGATGAACTAGCGAAAGGTTTAAAGTCTGGCGATATCGACTTCATTATTGGTGCCGTACGCGGAAAGGCTGAACAAAGTGAATTTCAGATAGAGCACTTATTTATGGATCAGGTTTCTATTTTTTGCCGAGCCAATCATCCCCTCACGCAGAAAAATCAAATAGATCTAGCCACTTTGTCTAACCAGCAGTGGATTTTACCAAGACAAGATTCACCTGCTAGGCAAGTACTAACTAAAGCATTTCTGCAAAAAGGGTTAACACCGCCTCAACCCGCAATTGAGTCTGGCGATTTAGCGATTTTAAGATACCTATTAGCAAGTACCGATTTAATCACCGCTATTTCCCCCTTCCAGCTTTTTTATGAAATCAAAGACCAGTTAGTAGAAGCATTGCCGATAGATCTAGACAATACGCAGCGTTCTATCGGGATTACCTCCAGAAAACAATCACTCCCCTCACCCGCAGTGCTTGAAATGATGAATGAGGTAAAACGTGTCATTAGAGACGAAGTTCATCGTTCCATCTAA
- a CDS encoding 4-oxalomesaconate tautomerase — protein MKTVGNDLYAVRCTWMRGGTSKAAFFHASDLPTDPAQRDQLLLAAMGTDALQRDGIGGGQPLTTKIAIISSSVQPEADVDYLFGQVVLGEHRIDYSPTCGNILSAVAPFAIEAGLVDIAGEETAVRIYMVNTKSFCVAKVNTAQQRVNYLGVTAISGVPGTGAAVELVFSDVAGSSCGSLYPTGNHLDEFDGVGVTCIDNGMPVVVMKAADLGVSGYETPAELDANALLKSRIESIRLQAGAKMNLGDVTNKVVPKMTLIAAAKEGGVISTRTFIPKKCHDAIGVLGAASVATACHHEGTICAEFLQSNSSDGNGVYSIEHPTGEFTIRIIDQPNQPMQVALIRTARPLFTGSVLIPKND, from the coding sequence ATGAAAACAGTCGGCAATGACTTATACGCAGTGAGATGTACATGGATGCGCGGTGGCACATCGAAAGCTGCTTTTTTTCATGCATCTGATTTACCGACAGATCCTGCGCAAAGAGATCAGTTATTACTTGCTGCAATGGGTACGGATGCGCTGCAGCGTGATGGGATTGGCGGCGGACAACCGCTCACTACAAAAATCGCCATTATTTCTTCATCTGTACAGCCCGAAGCCGATGTGGACTACCTATTTGGCCAAGTTGTGCTTGGGGAACATCGCATCGATTATTCACCTACCTGCGGCAATATTCTTTCAGCGGTTGCACCATTTGCGATAGAAGCAGGTTTAGTTGACATCGCGGGGGAAGAAACTGCTGTTCGCATTTATATGGTGAATACCAAAAGCTTTTGTGTAGCAAAAGTAAATACCGCGCAACAGAGAGTGAATTATTTAGGTGTTACCGCGATTAGTGGTGTGCCAGGTACGGGTGCTGCGGTGGAATTGGTTTTTTCCGATGTGGCAGGCTCTTCATGCGGGAGTTTATATCCTACTGGTAATCACTTAGATGAGTTTGATGGCGTTGGGGTTACCTGCATCGACAACGGCATGCCTGTAGTGGTGATGAAAGCGGCAGACTTAGGCGTTAGTGGCTATGAAACGCCTGCAGAGCTAGATGCCAATGCTTTACTAAAGTCTCGGATTGAATCTATCCGATTGCAAGCAGGCGCCAAAATGAACTTGGGCGATGTAACAAATAAAGTCGTCCCCAAAATGACCTTAATCGCTGCCGCAAAAGAGGGTGGTGTGATTTCGACGAGGACATTTATCCCTAAAAAATGCCATGACGCCATTGGTGTTTTGGGCGCAGCCTCAGTTGCTACCGCTTGCCATCATGAAGGGACTATTTGTGCAGAGTTTCTTCAATCTAATTCGTCCGATGGAAATGGGGTTTATTCCATTGAACATCCGACCGGTGAATTCACGATCAGAATCATCGATCAACCTAATCAGCCGATGCAGGTGGCGTTAATCAGAACGGCGCGACCGCTATTTACTGGTTCAGTACTGATACCCAAAAACGACTAA
- a CDS encoding MFS transporter, with translation MQQNALDVREYINGQKMSKYQWWLVVLCFLIVAVDGMDVAIMGFIAPSITAAWHISKTAFGVVMGAAPLGLAVGAIFAGSSSDWIGRRKVLILAVLGFGIATLATAYAQNPHQMAILRFITGLALGAAMPNATTLLSEYVPEKRRSFLIATMFTGFNLGSAMIGFVAAYLVPRHNWESVLVFGGVLPLILVPVMLFSLPESARYLVVKGAAVDRIREVLTKVCQADFSNWTSFVSNEKVVAKQPITVLFASGYAFRTICLWVTYFMGLLVIYLSTGWLPTIMKDSGLSIERASTLTAMFQLGGTLGGVLVGLAMDKFRPNKVISTSYVLGGVSLIMLGAAGLNSPIMIPVILLAGFCLSGAQTGLNAYAPGCYPTMARATGVSWMLGIGRLGSILGSSIGGVLLSFGWDFQMIFVALAVPATCAGLAIYINNKKSTASF, from the coding sequence ATGCAACAAAATGCATTAGATGTGCGTGAGTACATCAATGGACAAAAAATGTCCAAATATCAATGGTGGCTTGTGGTTCTCTGCTTCTTGATTGTGGCAGTGGATGGTATGGATGTTGCGATTATGGGCTTTATTGCCCCGAGCATTACAGCAGCATGGCACATTTCAAAAACTGCTTTTGGTGTAGTAATGGGCGCGGCCCCGTTAGGCTTAGCTGTAGGTGCAATTTTTGCTGGTTCTTCTTCTGATTGGATTGGGCGCCGCAAAGTCTTAATTTTGGCTGTTCTAGGATTTGGTATTGCAACGTTGGCGACGGCGTACGCACAAAACCCGCATCAAATGGCGATTCTTCGCTTTATTACTGGGCTAGCATTAGGCGCGGCAATGCCGAATGCAACGACCTTGCTATCTGAATATGTGCCAGAAAAACGGCGTTCATTTCTAATTGCTACCATGTTTACAGGGTTCAATTTAGGCTCTGCAATGATCGGTTTTGTAGCTGCTTATTTAGTACCTCGCCATAACTGGGAAAGTGTACTGGTTTTTGGTGGTGTTTTACCGCTGATTCTTGTACCTGTTATGTTGTTCTCGCTTCCAGAGTCTGCAAGATACCTAGTGGTCAAAGGTGCTGCTGTAGATCGTATTAGAGAAGTACTAACCAAAGTATGCCAAGCAGACTTTTCAAACTGGACAAGCTTTGTTTCAAATGAAAAAGTCGTGGCAAAACAACCAATTACTGTGCTATTTGCTAGCGGTTATGCCTTCCGCACCATTTGCCTATGGGTAACCTATTTCATGGGTTTGTTGGTGATTTATCTGTCTACTGGTTGGTTGCCAACCATTATGAAAGACTCTGGTCTATCTATCGAACGTGCTTCTACACTGACCGCGATGTTCCAATTGGGCGGTACTTTAGGTGGTGTGTTAGTTGGCTTGGCAATGGATAAATTCCGCCCTAACAAAGTGATCAGCACCAGTTATGTGCTAGGTGGTGTGTCGTTGATCATGCTAGGCGCAGCCGGTCTGAATTCTCCAATTATGATACCGGTGATTCTGTTAGCAGGTTTCTGCTTAAGTGGTGCGCAAACGGGATTGAATGCGTATGCACCAGGTTGCTATCCAACCATGGCACGTGCAACAGGTGTGAGCTGGATGCTGGGGATTGGTCGTTTAGGCAGTATTTTAGGTTCTTCAATTGGTGGTGTGTTACTGAGCTTTGGATGGGATTTCCAAATGATCTTCGTCGCACTGGCTGTACCCGCAACCTGCGCAGGTTTAGCAATTTACATTAATAATAAAAAATCAACAGCTAGCTTTTAA
- a CDS encoding gallate dioxygenase: MARIIGGIACSHTPTIGFAVDKQKQNDPVWAPIFEAFQPIRQWLDEKKPDALFVIYNDHVTSFFFDHYSAFTLGVDNTYPVADEGGGARDLPPVKGHDALARHIGASLMAAEFDMSFFRDKALDHGCLSPLSMINNGNTDWDFPIVPLAVGVLQFPVPSAARCLKLGRALRDAIESFPEDMSVAIVATGGLSHQVHGARAGFNNTKWDLDFLSLFENDPEALTRLTLADYAELGGMEGAEIIMWLIMRGALSSQVKKIHQQYYLPSMTGIATAIYENLAVPLPKNRTQDLNYKMERELAGVGDLEGTHPFTLAQSHKTYRLNKYLRNMIVPAHREMFLADPEASFEQHGLTEEEKDMLRRRDWDALIRYGAIFFGLEKLGAVVGVSNLHIYAAMKGMSLEAFQATRQAPNALYSVAGKDEGKTDWNKGK; the protein is encoded by the coding sequence ATGGCTCGAATCATTGGTGGCATTGCATGCTCTCATACTCCAACGATTGGTTTTGCGGTAGATAAACAAAAACAAAATGACCCAGTATGGGCACCAATTTTTGAAGCATTTCAGCCCATCCGTCAGTGGCTAGATGAGAAAAAACCAGATGCTTTGTTTGTTATTTATAACGACCATGTCACCTCTTTTTTCTTTGATCACTATTCTGCGTTTACCTTGGGGGTCGATAACACTTACCCAGTAGCAGATGAAGGTGGCGGGGCGAGAGATTTGCCGCCAGTGAAAGGGCATGACGCATTAGCAAGACATATTGGCGCGAGTTTGATGGCTGCCGAATTTGATATGTCTTTTTTCAGAGATAAAGCACTTGATCATGGCTGCTTGTCCCCATTATCGATGATCAATAATGGCAATACTGATTGGGATTTTCCGATTGTGCCGTTGGCCGTTGGGGTGTTGCAGTTCCCTGTACCTAGTGCTGCGCGCTGCTTAAAACTTGGCCGTGCACTACGTGATGCGATTGAGAGCTTTCCAGAAGATATGTCGGTGGCGATTGTAGCTACCGGGGGCTTATCTCATCAGGTACATGGAGCGCGTGCCGGATTCAATAACACAAAATGGGATTTGGATTTCTTATCACTATTTGAAAATGACCCGGAAGCACTGACCCGTCTGACATTGGCGGACTACGCTGAGTTGGGTGGGATGGAAGGCGCGGAAATCATCATGTGGTTGATTATGCGTGGCGCTTTATCCTCTCAAGTGAAGAAGATTCATCAGCAATATTATTTACCTTCGATGACCGGGATTGCCACGGCAATCTACGAAAACCTCGCAGTGCCATTACCGAAAAACCGCACCCAAGATCTCAATTACAAGATGGAACGAGAGCTTGCTGGGGTGGGAGATTTAGAAGGTACGCATCCATTTACGCTGGCGCAAAGCCATAAAACATACCGACTCAATAAATACCTTCGCAACATGATTGTTCCGGCGCATCGCGAGATGTTCTTGGCCGATCCGGAAGCCTCATTTGAGCAGCATGGCTTAACGGAAGAAGAGAAAGACATGCTGCGCAGACGAGATTGGGATGCACTAATTCGCTATGGCGCAATTTTCTTTGGCTTAGAAAAGTTGGGGGCAGTTGTTGGTGTTTCTAACTTACATATCTACGCGGCGATGAAGGGGATGTCTTTAGAGGCTTTCCAAGCTACTAGACAAGCCCCGAATGCGTTGTATTCCGTGGCCGGAAAAGACGAAGGTAAAACAGACTGGAACAAAGGGAAGTAA
- a CDS encoding amidohydrolase family protein: MIIDIHGHYTTAPKALEEWRKKQVDNLATPELGPKASELKISDDELRESIETNQLRLMKERGADLTVFSPRASFMAHHIGDFQVSSTWSAICNELCYRVAELFPENFIGAAMLPQSPGVDPASVIPELDKCIKDYGFVAINLNPDPSGGHWNSPPLSDKHWYPVYEKMVEYDIPAMIHVSTSCNCAFHTTGAHYLNADTTAFMQCLTSRLFEDFPTLKFVIPHGGGAVPYHWGRFRGLAQEMKLPTLDKHLLENIYFDTCVYHQPGIDLLTHVIPVKNVLFASEMIGAVRGIDPETGHYYDDTKRYIEASNLSAEDKAMVYEGNARRVYPLLDKKLKSQGR, encoded by the coding sequence ATGATTATTGATATCCATGGTCACTATACGACCGCACCAAAAGCACTAGAAGAGTGGCGTAAGAAGCAAGTTGATAACTTAGCGACGCCAGAATTAGGCCCAAAAGCTTCTGAACTAAAAATTAGTGATGATGAGCTTCGCGAAAGTATTGAAACAAACCAGCTTCGTTTAATGAAGGAGCGCGGTGCAGATCTGACTGTATTTAGCCCGCGTGCGAGCTTTATGGCGCATCACATTGGTGATTTTCAAGTTAGCTCGACTTGGTCTGCGATTTGTAATGAGCTTTGCTACCGGGTGGCGGAATTATTCCCAGAGAACTTTATTGGTGCTGCCATGCTGCCGCAAAGCCCGGGAGTAGATCCAGCAAGTGTTATTCCAGAACTAGACAAGTGTATTAAAGACTATGGTTTTGTGGCGATTAACTTAAATCCAGATCCATCTGGTGGCCACTGGAATAGCCCGCCACTGTCTGACAAACATTGGTATCCCGTGTATGAAAAAATGGTGGAGTACGATATTCCCGCCATGATTCATGTATCTACCAGTTGTAATTGCGCCTTCCATACAACGGGCGCGCACTACCTGAATGCTGATACCACCGCATTTATGCAGTGTTTGACTTCCCGTTTGTTTGAAGATTTCCCGACATTAAAGTTTGTGATTCCACATGGTGGTGGCGCGGTGCCTTACCACTGGGGCCGTTTCCGTGGTTTGGCGCAAGAAATGAAATTGCCAACGCTGGATAAACACCTGTTGGAAAACATTTACTTTGATACCTGCGTGTATCACCAACCAGGTATTGACCTGCTGACCCATGTGATTCCGGTGAAGAACGTGCTATTTGCTTCCGAGATGATTGGTGCGGTTCGAGGTATTGACCCTGAAACAGGTCATTACTATGACGATACCAAGCGCTATATCGAGGCTTCTAACTTATCTGCAGAAGACAAGGCAATGGTCTACGAGGGGAATGCACGACGTGTGTACCCATTGTTAGATAAAAAACTGAAATCACAAGGTAGATAA